A stretch of DNA from Kiritimatiellia bacterium:
GCGGTGCCCCACCCGGAGGCGCTCCGCATCCGCGACGACGTGGGCTTCTTCCAGACGGTGCGGGCGGCGCTGGCCAAGCGGGAGGATGGCGAACGCAAGACCGACGAGGAATTGGACTTGGCCATCCGCCAGATCATCTCGCGGGCAGTGGTCACCGACGGGGTGGTGGACATCTTCGCCGCGGCGGGACTGAAGAAGCCCGACATCTCGATCCTGTCGGACGAATTTCTCGCGGAAGTCCGCGGTCTGCCTCATCGCAACCTGGCCGTGGAGCTGCTCCAGAAGCTCCTGCGCGGCGAGATAAAAAGCCGCGCCCGCCGCAACGTGGTGCAGGCGCGGTCCTTTGCGGATCTGCTGGAAAGGGCGCTCCGCCGCTACCAGGCGCGAGCCGTCGAGACGGCGCAGGTGATTGAGGAGCTCATTGAGCTTGCGAAAGAGATGCGCGCCGCCGGCACGCGGGGCGAGTCACTGGGTTTGAGCGAGGACGAGCTTGCGTTTTACGACGCGCTCGAGACCAACGACAGCGCGGTGAAGGTGCTGGGCGAGCCGACGCTGCAGGCGATCGCGCGGGAGCTGGTGGCCTCGGTGCGGAAAAACATCACCATCGACTGGACCGTCCGGGAGAACGTCCGGGCGCATCTGCGGGTGATCGTCAAGCGCATCCTCCGCAAGCACGGCTATCCCCCCGACAAGCAGGAAAAAGCCACCCAGACAGTGCTGGAACAAGCCGAGGTCTTGTCCGAACTCTGGACCACGGCGTAAAATGTAAACATCAACTTTTACCAATCTTGAGTGCCTAGTGAAAACAAAACCAACTTTCCCTGTTACTTGCAAGAAATTGAGCATTGAAGAAATCGCCGGAATTCTCCATCGCGCCCTTGCGGCATCGAAGCGCTTTGCCTCAATCGCCGAGTTGGCGAGAGAACTTGGTATCCCACGGCAGACATTAAATCATTACTTCTTTGGAAGGGTGCGGCCATCGGAAGAGAGATGGATTTGTTTAAGGAATGCTCTGGTTGATCAATCTGCACATGACGATCATATTCAGCGAAAATCCAAGCCTACCAAGGCCGCTGTAAAACAAGCCACTCAGCTCAACGCCGATCTCAAGGGGCTTCGGAAGATCCTTTTGTATTTCCGAGATGCAGATCCGTCCGATAGAAAAATCCTGCGCGAAACCATCCCTGGCCGTGAGATCGGCTACCTCGCCGGATTGATGACCGCTCTTTATGATGAAGATCAGCTAGCGGCTTGGTTGGTTTTTTCGGAAGATGAGGCGGAGGATTCGAAATGAAAACTCTGCAAATCGGCGATTCAAAAAATGCCATTTTGCTACTCCAACGGAGCCAGACGGATCCTCAGAAAGCGCTGGCGGAGCTTATCGAGAACAGCATCGATGCGTCAGCTAAGAACATCACGATCACCCGGTATCGACACCAAGGCAACGTAGAGATCACGATTGAGGATGACGGAACCGGTGTCAAAGCGGGGGCGGATGGCAATCCGGATTTTGACCGTCTGGCCAATAGCCTATGTGATTCTTACAAAAAGTACTTGGATCAGTTGACGCGGGAAAATATCCAGGGAGAATTCGGAATCGGCCTGTTGGGATTTGCCGCGATCGGAGAAAACTTGGAGATGCTCTCGCGCGCCGGTAATTCACGTACGCGGTTCTTTCGTTTGGTCGCTGGATCCATTGACTATGAGGATGGATTTTCAAGGGCAGAACTACCGACGAGTGGTACCCAGGTCCGAATCTGGCCGGTGCAAAAGGATATTCAAGCCCGTTTGACCGCTGAGAAATTGAACAGTTACCTGGGCCAGGAGCTGCGTGAAAGGATCAGAAATTCGCAGGTCATACTCAAAATAGTAGATCGACTCCCGGGCGGGCGGACCGTCACGGTCAAGCCGTTGGATTACCGCGGAGAGAAAATTCGCACGATCGACAAAATCAAGACAGCAAGCGGGAATATCGATTTTCGTTTGTTTGTGGCTCAGGAAGGCGAGCATGGCCGCGTCTGTGTGTGCCGCCGCGGCACTCGGGTGTTGGATGATATCACCTCGATTCCCGAGCTCAATCACTCGCCATGGGACAATGAGATGCTAGAAGGAATGATAGACAGCAGGTTTATCAATATTTCCCCGGCATCTCGACGGACGATTGTTCCTGACTCCGGACTGTCAGAGTTGATTGCGGCCGCCAGATCCGTCGAGTCGTTGATCGAATCTGAACTGGAAAAGGTGAAGGAACAGAGACAAGAGAAACTCGGCCGGGATCTCTTAAAGAAATTGCAGGAGACGTTTAACCAGGCCATGCGCGATCTGGCGGCTGAATATACATGGTTCGGTGGGAAAAAAGGCGGCCGAATCCCCGGAACAGGCGAAACCCCCGACCATCCGCGCAAGATGATTCGTTTGTCGGGAGGCCCGTTGGATCATGTGACCATCGTCCCGAAGATAGCCCAGATTGGGCCGAACGAATCCAAGGAGTTCATTGCGAAAGCATGGTCGAAAGATGATGGATTGATCCCTGTGGGTGTTCAATTTTCCTGGTCCATTCATCCGAGTCGGGGATCTCTGAAAACGGATCATGATCGGGCGACATTTGAAGCGCCAGCAGAAGAAGGCGAGGTGAAACTCCGCGTTCAAGCGAAGCGGGATAATGTTGAGGCCAGCCAAGAGGCGTTGATTCTGATTCTCTCAAAGACGAAAAAATCGGGCGGATTGAATATTCCCCAAATTCGCTTTGTCGATATGCCGAATGAAAACTGGCGATCAATGTGGGAAGCGGCGACCGAGACGTTGAAGTGCAATTCCGGCCATCCGAATTATCGGCGAGCCCAACAACGCAGCCGAAGCGCTCTCATGCGCTATATCGCCTTCCTGATTGCGAAGCACTTGGTCCTGCACAATTACGCCCATGCCGGCGAGGAAGTTGTCTTGGAACGTTTGATCGAAGTGATTTCAGTGCTTGAGGCTAGATTGTAAGTTTATACTATTTATATCTTCAATCATTCGGATTCAACTTTGAAATTAACACGCCCGTTATAACCTGTCTTAACGTAGGCGACTTTATAGCCTGCACCTAGCCATCCAAAGCAATTGGTCCGAGTCAGACTGTTGGCCCACCAGGTATGGTTGGTTCGTGCAGTCTCAGGCAAATTGAATCCGAGGATGGCCTCGATCTGATCGAACGTCAGGATGATCTCAGGTCGTCCATCCACTTTCAGATAATCTGCTAAATGGCGATATTTCCCTCTGTATTCGGTTAGGTGCCGAACCGGA
This window harbors:
- a CDS encoding DUF3387 domain-containing protein translates to AVPHPEALRIRDDVGFFQTVRAALAKREDGERKTDEELDLAIRQIISRAVVTDGVVDIFAAAGLKKPDISILSDEFLAEVRGLPHRNLAVELLQKLLRGEIKSRARRNVVQARSFADLLERALRRYQARAVETAQVIEELIELAKEMRAAGTRGESLGLSEDELAFYDALETNDSAVKVLGEPTLQAIARELVASVRKNITIDWTVRENVRAHLRVIVKRILRKHGYPPDKQEKATQTVLEQAEVLSELWTTA
- a CDS encoding helix-turn-helix transcriptional regulator, translated to MKTKPTFPVTCKKLSIEEIAGILHRALAASKRFASIAELARELGIPRQTLNHYFFGRVRPSEERWICLRNALVDQSAHDDHIQRKSKPTKAAVKQATQLNADLKGLRKILLYFRDADPSDRKILRETIPGREIGYLAGLMTALYDEDQLAAWLVFSEDEAEDSK
- a CDS encoding ATP-binding protein; this translates as MKTLQIGDSKNAILLLQRSQTDPQKALAELIENSIDASAKNITITRYRHQGNVEITIEDDGTGVKAGADGNPDFDRLANSLCDSYKKYLDQLTRENIQGEFGIGLLGFAAIGENLEMLSRAGNSRTRFFRLVAGSIDYEDGFSRAELPTSGTQVRIWPVQKDIQARLTAEKLNSYLGQELRERIRNSQVILKIVDRLPGGRTVTVKPLDYRGEKIRTIDKIKTASGNIDFRLFVAQEGEHGRVCVCRRGTRVLDDITSIPELNHSPWDNEMLEGMIDSRFINISPASRRTIVPDSGLSELIAAARSVESLIESELEKVKEQRQEKLGRDLLKKLQETFNQAMRDLAAEYTWFGGKKGGRIPGTGETPDHPRKMIRLSGGPLDHVTIVPKIAQIGPNESKEFIAKAWSKDDGLIPVGVQFSWSIHPSRGSLKTDHDRATFEAPAEEGEVKLRVQAKRDNVEASQEALILILSKTKKSGGLNIPQIRFVDMPNENWRSMWEAATETLKCNSGHPNYRRAQQRSRSALMRYIAFLIAKHLVLHNYAHAGEEVVLERLIEVISVLEARL